TAAAGAAGGTATTTACCACAAATACATTCAAGAATTATTAGACAAGGGCATTGCATACAAGGATTACTCAACAGAGGAAGAATTAGCTGAAATGCGTGAACGGCAAAAGGCTAACAATGAACCTCCTCATTATGATGGTCGTTGGTATGGCAAGAGTGAAGAAGAACAAAAGGCTGCTGAAGCAAAGGGATTGAAGCCAACTATTCGTTTCCACTTCCCTAAAGACCATGATTACGAATGGGACGATATTGCACGTGGTCATGTTTCATTTAACTCTGACAACCTTGGTGGTGATTTCATCATTGAAAAGAGTGATGGAATGCCAACATATAACTTTGCCGTAGTAGTTGATGACCATACCATGGACATTACCCATGTTTTGCGTGGTGCTGATCACATTTCAAATACGCCAAAGCAAATTGCTATTTATGAAGCATTAGGCTGGGATCACCCAACTTTCTGCCACATTCCATTGATCTTTAATCCAAAGACTCGCAAGAAGTTAAGTAAGCGTGATAAAGATACCCTTCAATTCATTAGTGAATACAAGAAGCACGGTTACCTTCACGAAGCAATCTTTAACTTTATTGCATTCTTAGGTTGGTCTCCAGTTGGCGAACGTGAAATCTACTCTAAAGAAGAGTTGATTAAGGTGTACGATCCAAAACGGATGTCAAAGGCACCAGCATACTTCGATCAAAAGAAACTTGATTGGATGAATGCTCAATACATTAAGAGTATGTCGATCGATAAATTAACTGATCGGACAATGGAATTAATTAAGGAAGGCGAAACTGAAGAAGCTAAGCGCCTTCAAAGTATTCCAGAAGATCAATTGACTGAATTGCTTAAGAAGACAATTAAAGTTCACCAACGGGATATTAATAAGCTTCTTGAAGTTATTCAATATGCATGGTCATACTACACGGTTCTTGACCAATCATTCAACTATGATTTGCTTAAGGACAACGAAGACTTCGCTAATGAAGATGTTTTAGCTGTTCTTAAGGGCTTAAAGGCTAAACTTGAAAACGGTGGCGATGACCTTGATTACAGTCAAGCTATTAAGGAAGTGGGTAAGGACACTGGTATTAAGGGTCGTGGTTTATACTTCCCATTAAACCTTGCCTTTACTGGTTCAACTTCTGCACCACAAATCTATGAAATTATGGATATTTATTCACGTGATACAGATATTGAATTGCTTGACCGGATGATCAAAGCATTTGAAAACTAAATGCGGAAGATCTTAAATGATGTTCCAACGTTAAAAGTATTTGATTTTTCCCAATACGTTTCAAAAATTCCAGGAATTATTAAGTTTACAATTGGTGAACCTGATTTTGACACACCAGAATATGTTAAAAGGTCCGGAATTGAGAGCATTGAAAATAATCGAACTCACTATGCTCTCCAACGTGGAACAGTGGGATTGCGTCAAGCGATTGCCGATACGTTGGCTAATAAATATGGCCTTCAGTACGATCCTGCAACAGAGATTCTTGTTACAAACGGAGTAACAGAAGGGGTTTCTGTTGCAATTACTGCAATTACTAATCCGGGAGATATAATTTTAGTTCCAACGCCTACTTTTTCAATCTACACGCCTGATGTAATGATTGCGGGAGGGATGCCAGTAGAAGTAGATACATCCAAGACCGGGTTTAAACTAACGCCTGCTCTTCTTAAACAGTATCTAGATAAATATGGTGATCGAGTAAAAGGAGTTGTTTTCGTTAACCCTTCTAACCCGACTGGAATTACCTATACTCAAGCAGAAATGAATGAATTAGCAGCCTTAATTAAGGGTAAGCCAATCTTTGCAATCTGTGATGAAATTTATAGTGAATTAAACTATGACGGTGAATACTCAAGCATGGCTAAGATCATTCCAGACCAGACAATTTTGGCTAATGGTTTTTCGAAGTCCTATGCAATGACCGGGTGGCGGATTGGATACCTTTGCGCAACAGCTAAAGTAACCGATCTGCTGTTCAAGGTTCATGCATTTGCTGTGACGGATATCGCAACATTTGTCCAGGATGCTGCAGAAGCCGCTTTAAAGGCTGGGGACGAGGCAACAAAGGAAATGGACGCCCAATATATTAAACGGCGTGACTATATGTATAAGCGGCTTACAGAGATGGGCTTTGAATGTAGTCAACCAATGGGCGCATTTTATATTTTTGCCAAGATTCCACCATTCCTTGATCAGGATGACAATAAGCTAATTTATCAACTTGCTAATGAGGCCAAAGTTGCCGTAACGGCTGGATCAAACTTTGGTAAAGGTGGGGAAGGATATCTTCGCTTTAGTTATGCTACAAGTATTGAGCAAATTAAAAAGGGAATGGATCGTCTCGCGGAATTTTGTGAAAAAGAACAAAATAATGCTTAAATGGCACTTAGTAAGCAAGAACGTAAGGAAATGGCTCGTAAAGCTATGGAAAAGCGTGGCAGCAAGAAGCCAGATGGTTCTGGTTTTGCAAAGATTGATGCTGACGCCAAGAAACTGAGCGAATAAATGAGTTTAGACACAGCAATATTTGCAGGCGGGTGCTTTTGGTGCATGGTTCAGCCGTTTGATACTTATCCGGGAATTGACAAAGTTGAATCAGGTTACACGGGTGGCCATGTTGCCAATCCAACCTATGAGCAGGTATGTTCTGGAACGACAGGCCATACAGAAGCAGTAAAGATTACTTTTGACCCCGATAAAATTTCATACAAAGACTTAGTAGAGATTTATTGGCACCAAACTGATCCGACTGATGCAAGTGGCCAATTCCAAGATCGGGGAGACAATTATCGTCCTGTAATTTTCGTTAAAAATGATGAACAACGTAAAACTGCAGAAGAGTCAAAAAAGGCTTTACAGGAAAGCGGCCGTTTTGGTGATGCAAAGATTGTAACAACAATTGAGGATGCGCAGCCATTCTATCCCGCAGAAGACTATCATCAGGGCTTTTATAAGAAAGATCCGCAACGTTTTGCCTTAGAAGAAGCTGGTGGCCGACAACAATTTATTGAGAAGTATTGGAAAAACAATTAAATGAGAGACAAACAATCAATTAAGGACGATATTGTTCAACGATTAGCAACAGTTATTGATCCTGAACTTCATATCGATATTGTTAATTTGGGACTCGTTTATACAATTGATCTCGATAATGATGGAATATGTTTGATTGAAATGACGCTAACGACAATGGGATGCCCATTAACAAATGTATTGGCTGATATGGTGACTAAAGCGGTAAAAGAGGTTCCAGAGGTAAAAAACGTTGATGTGGAATTTGTCTGGGAACCAGCTTGGACGATTGATCGGATGAGCCGTTTTGCTAAATTATCGTTAGGGGTTCATTGAATGGCGAGTGTAGAAACTAATAGTGATTCACTTGATGTTACTCAAGTCATCAATCAACAAATTATTACAAAGATAAAGTATTTGCGACGCTTTAATGATGCAATTTCAAACCATCGTGATCGGGAAATCTACCAATTACTAGATAACCAACGCTATGCTAAAGAGATTGAACATCGGGAACAACAACCAAATGATAAAGGTGTAATGAACCTAGTCGATGATTTGGCTGATCAATTAAGTAATTACCTTAGTGAAAACTTAATTAAATATTTGGGTAAAACCTATCCCTTCTTTTATTATGAAGAATATCAAACTGGTCACTACCGGATTTATTTTGGTAACTGGTGGGATCGCCGTCAATTTGGTGAATTAGACGTTTTGAATGTTCGTTTTTCTTTTGACCAAACAGAATATGATAAATTACGGACGGCTTTTGAATTAGCGCGTGACAATAAACGTTACAATAGTGACCGGATTAGTAAAATCTCTAGTGAAAATGACCGTCTCCAAGATTTGATTGATCATCAACGAGAACGTGAGGAACGTAAAGAAGCCCTTCAAGAACAATTAAAAGAAATTAGTTCACGGTCTGGCATTTGGGAATCAAGTCGTAACAAGGAGAGTCGCCAGGAACTGGTTGAGCAGCTGCAAAAGTTAGAGGACCAAGAAGAAGAAGCTCGTAATGCAGCCCAAACTATTAAGGATAATGAACGCGTTGTCCTATCCTTATCAAAAGAAAATACGATTTTAAGTTATGAGCAAAAGAGCATTATCGATACTTTTGGCAGCTTTGAAGATTTCGAATTAGCTAATCGCAATTTATATGCTAATTATTTAGCCAGTTTAAATGGATCAGAAGGAAAGCAGGTGGACGACGATGAGCAATAAATGAGCAATAATCGAATCGTGACTTCTCCTAGTGAACGGGTCCAGGCTCTTTCTGATTCCTTTAAAGATGTTTTAAGCCTTGGACAAAAATATGTTGACCTTTTAGACCAGTTAGCCCAGACTAAGGATGCTAAGAATCTATTATCAGCCGCTAATAAACTAACCAAAATGGATTTGGCAAACGCGTTTATTAATTTTCCGCCACACTATAAGGCGGCTGACTATTATCTGATTTTTATGGATCGCCTATTAAAAATGCATGGGGATACAGCGGTTAATGTTGCAGAAAATGAATTAAACCATGAATTTGAAGCGACTGTTGCGGCTATTGGCGGTGAAGCTATTTTTAAATTTGAGGTCGATAGTCGGGGAGAAGCGGCTTTTACAGAGCAAAGTCAGCATGAACCACTTTTCTATCTAAGCTTAGAAGATAAATTAATGCAATTTAATAACCGCGCATTAGTAAATTATTTTATCGTTTATGCGCTTAAACAGCATACTGACCTTGAGTTACGGGATGCGGTTAAACCTCTGATTGATTTTGCTAAATACTTGCAAAAAGATCTTGATTTCACGATTGATCTAGGCATTTTAGCAACTGCAAATGATCGCCGCTTTATGTTGAATAAGCCTGAACTTCCACTGACAGTAATTGATCGTTTATTTGTTGCGACTGCTGATGAAGATTACATGTTGATGAATTTACCACGAAATAATGGGGCTGAGTTACTATTAGATCAAGGTACCAAACTTGACATTGCTTTTGACCCGGACGATTATAGTCAAGAGTGGGCCTTCTTAGTTAAAGATTCGGATGAGCAAGTTTCGTTCTTTGATGTATTGCTTCATTACGACCTGGTTCGCGAGTGGTATTTGGCAAATCGTTCCGCTCTAGCCGTGAGAACAGATCATATGGAGATTGTTGATGAAGAATCACCAGCAACGACAGAAGTAGCAGAAGACGAATCTTCAGATGAAGTATCTTCGGCAGAACCATCAGAAGATCCAACTTCTAATGAGGAAGAATAAATGTTAGATATTACTAAAATGCTTCACCAAATTATCGATTTAGAATTAAAGATTGATGATGAAAAGGAATTAATGATTGGGCCAGAAACAAGAAAGCAAACGATTTTTGTTGACCTTGACATTTCTTTATCAAATATGGCTGAAGCAGCAGGGTGGTATAAGGTAGTTAATCCTAGTGAAGTAGACAAAGAAGATTTGCTAAAATCGTATGTTGAATCAGTAGCTTTACTTTTGTTGTATAGTGCAAAGATGAAGTGGACGCATCTGGTTGTGCTAGATGATCAAGCCTGGCAACGAATTACAGATGCAAAAAGATCTACAAAGTTAGCAGACCTTAATAAATCGTATCTAGCAATTAAACACTTCTTGAGTGATGCCTATTTTAATCATCAACAAGAAAGCTTTTGGCATGCTTGGCATCTTTTGCTAAAAATGGGAATTAGTGATTGGCAGTTAACACCTGATCAAATTTCCGATGCTTACCAAGCAATGATTGACCAACATTAAATGCTACCATTTCTTATTATTGTTTTAATTTTGGTTGCGTCGGTAATTGGTGAATTTATGTTTGGCAGTCTTAGTAACAAAGAAACTGGAAAACATAGTGCAACTACCAATCGCTTACGAGATCGAAAAGCTTAAGGAGCGGTAGCTCAACTGGATAGAGCATCGGTCTTCTAAACCGAGGGTTGCGAGTTCAAGTCTCGCTCGCTCCAATGGCTGATAATAAGACAGACCCACGTGTAATTAAAACACGTAATAGTCTGCGCAAAGCTCTTGTATATCTGATGAGACGTGAAAAGCTTGAAGATATTAGCGTCCAAAAGATTACTGAAACTGCCAACATCACTCGGGGAACTTTCTATCTTCACTATAAGGATAAACAAGATTTTATTCAGTCAGCAATCCAAGAGATTATTGACGATTTCTTTAACCAAGTAATGATCGATAGTAATTTTTCGAAAGAACGGACGGTAAAGGTGTTTTCACTCCACAAAGCGTTTCAGTATATCGAAAATAACGCCGATATTTTTGATGTTCTATTAAATAATGAAAAGAATAACTTCTTTTATGAACAACTTTACAATCGGTTAGCAAATGAAATGACACACTTTAATGAGCAAGTGAATAAGAACCAACAGTTGAAGGTCCCACTTAATTTGCAGATTTCCTTTGTTGATTCAGCATTTCTGGGTTTAGTAAGTCGGTGGCTAGAAGATGGCATGATTTATACTCCACGTTACATGACACAAAGCGTGGCAAAAACGTTGAATCAGTTTAGTAGCGAGAATATTTCTTTGGTTAGTTTTTTTGATGGTGAACTAGAAGGAACTTTAGAAAAGATTTAACCCCCGCAAGCAACAATAGGCCTCCAACGTTCGGCTTTTTTGCCGGACGTTGGAGGCCATTGTTGTACTGCGTATTTCCTTTTTATGAAAGTAACTTAACTTATGTCACAGTCCTTTTTTATGTACGCAATTATCGTTACTGGTGGTAAGCAATACAAGGTAGAAGAAGGTGCTTCTATCTATGTTGAAAAGCTTGATGCTAAGGAAGGTGACAAGGTAACTTTTGATCAAGTTATCTTTGTCGGTGGAGACGACACTAAGATCGGTACTCCTGTAGTTGACGGTGCTTCTGTTGAAGGTACTGTTGACAAACAAGGTAAGGAAAAGAAGGTTGTTACCTTTAAGTACAAGCCTAAGAAGCACACTCACACTAAGCAAGGTCACCGTCAACCTTACACTAAGGTTACTATCAACAAGATCAACGCTTAAATGATTCGAGCACAGTTTAATTTAGATTCGAATCAGCGGATCACTTCTTTTAAAATGACTGGGCATGCTGAATCTGGTCCATATGGGCAAGATATTGTTTGTGCCGCGGTTTCTGCATTATCTATTTCAACGGTGAACGGCCTTGAACAAGTTATTCATACAAAGCCTCACCTTAAACAAGATAATGATAATGGTGGCTTTCTGGAAGTTACAGGATTAGACCTTGGTCATGATAGTCAGATCCTTCTTAAAACCTTTTTAAATGGATTATGTGATATCCAAGAAAGCTATCCACAAAACATTGAAGTAAAAATGTTTGATTAAATGATTATGAATTTACAATTCTTCTCCCACCACAAGGGGGGTGGTTCCACTGCTAACGGTCGGAACTCAGCTGGTCGTCGTCTTGGTACTAAGGCTGCTGATGGTTCAATCGTAACTGCTGGATCAATCATCTACCGTCAACGTGGTACTCACATCAACCCAGGTGAAAACGTGGGTCGTGGTGGAGACGATACATTATACGCTAAGGTAGCCGGTGTTGTTAAATTTGAACGCATGGGTCGCAGTAAGCGTAAGGTATCGGTTTACCCAATCGCTGAATAGATGACGATTGTTGATAAAGCTAAAGATGTCCAAGAAAAAATTATTGCTGCATGTAAGCGCAGCGGTCGCGATCCTCAAGATGTTCAACTGTTACCGGTTAGCAAAAATCATCCGGCGGCAGATATTGCAGAGCTTTATAAAGCTGGATGGAACAGTTTCGGTGAAAATTATGTTCAAGAATTAGATAAAAAGCATGATGAATTACCAGCCGACATTAACTGGTATATGATTGGCCACCTTCAGCGTAATAAGGTTAAATATATTGCTGATTACGTTACAATGATTCAATCAGTTGATTCCCTTAAGCTAATGAAGACGATTGAAAAAGAAGGAAGAAAGCATAATCGAATAATCCCGATTTTAATTGAAGTTAATGTTGGAGAAGAAGAGAGTAAATTTGGGGTTAAGCCAACTTTGCAAGATTGCATGGAATTAGCTGAGGCCAGTCTTCAATTGCCACATGTAAAGTTACGGGGATTAATGACAAGTGCTCCTTATTATGATGATCCGGAAAAAACGCGGCCGATTTTTCGCCGACTACGTGAATTGTGCGATGAAATGAACAACCAAAATGATCAATTAAAATTAGATGTTCTTAGTATGGGGATGACCCATGATTATGAAATAGCGGTAGAAGAAGGGTCAACCTGTGTGCGGGTTGGGACAGCTATCTTTGGCCCTCGTGATTACTCTAACCGGCAGTATTAAATGTCTAGAATTAAACGTTTACAGAAGAAATTTGAAAAATTATATATCGATGCATTTTTAGTAACGGATGAAAAAAACATTTATTACCTCACTGGCTTTAATCTTATTGAAGGCGATGGATGCCTTTTAATAACAAAAGATAATGCAATTATTATTACTGATGACCGGTACCAGCTTGCATTAGAAGAATTTGAAAACGATGAGGTTGTGGGAATGATTACCCGTGACTATTACGGTTCGCTTAATAAAATATGTCAGGGGATGAAAGTGACTGTTCTGGGATATGAAGATACAGTTACTTATGCCTTATTTGATATGCTTGATGAGCAGATGGCGACAGACCTTGTTCCTTTCCACCAGCAAATTGAACGGATGCGAATGATTAAGGATAGTGATGAAGTAAATGCCCTGCGTGCTTCTGCAGACTTGCATTCAGCGGGATACCGGTATCTTTTAGAAAATGTCCACGCTGGGATGACCGAGCGCCATGTTGCGAACTTGCTTGATTTTTGGATGAAAGAACATGGAGCGAGCGGGGCCTCTTTTCCAACAATTATCGCTAGTGGCAAAAATGCGGCCAAACCGCATGCGACGGCTTCAAAAAAGGTGATTGAAGACGGCGATATTGTTACTGTTGATTTTGGCTACTACTTCAATGGCTATACGGCAGACATGACCAGAACATTTGCCGTTGGTTCAATTGATCCAGAATTACGTGATGCTTATCAAATCGTCAATGAGGCCCGTGAAGCTGTAATTCAAGCTGCTCATGTTGGGCAACGAGGAGACCAACTTGACTTTGCGGGACGGCAATTAATCGAAATAGCAGGTTATGGGGATGAATTCAACCATGGAATGGGGCATGGAATAGGCTTATCGGTTCATGAATTGCCTGCTAGCTATGGACCCAGTGCTCAAAATATTAAATTGCGGAACAATGAAGTTATCACTGTTGAACCCGGTATCTATATTCCTGAAATCGGCGGGGTCCGGATAGAAGATGATATTCTGGTTACTCACGGTGGAGTTGAAGTGCTGACAAAGGCGCCAACTGATCTAATAATCGTAGGAAAATAGATGCAACTTACTACTCTGTATAATAATATTAATCAACAGGGAATGTCGGCAATTAGAAATCATCAAGAACAGCTAGATCGTAACTTGCTAAATCCTGATAAAGATATGCGTCGAGGACTGACGCTTACTGCTTCACTGCCTGCGCACGTTAGTCGGAACATTATGTTTTGCTTGCAAAAGTTGGCTGCAATTGAGCCTAACCAATACTTCTATCCTCCTGCTGACCTGCATATTACGATTAT
The genomic region above belongs to Limosilactobacillus reuteri and contains:
- the msrA gene encoding peptide-methionine (S)-S-oxide reductase MsrA; the encoded protein is MSLDTAIFAGGCFWCMVQPFDTYPGIDKVESGYTGGHVANPTYEQVCSGTTGHTEAVKITFDPDKISYKDLVEIYWHQTDPTDASGQFQDRGDNYRPVIFVKNDEQRKTAEESKKALQESGRFGDAKIVTTIEDAQPFYPAEDYHQGFYKKDPQRFALEEAGGRQQFIEKYWKNN
- a CDS encoding M24 family metallopeptidase, with translation MSRIKRLQKKFEKLYIDAFLVTDEKNIYYLTGFNLIEGDGCLLITKDNAIIITDDRYQLALEEFENDEVVGMITRDYYGSLNKICQGMKVTVLGYEDTVTYALFDMLDEQMATDLVPFHQQIERMRMIKDSDEVNALRASADLHSAGYRYLLENVHAGMTERHVANLLDFWMKEHGASGASFPTIIASGKNAAKPHATASKKVIEDGDIVTVDFGYYFNGYTADMTRTFAVGSIDPELRDAYQIVNEAREAVIQAAHVGQRGDQLDFAGRQLIEIAGYGDEFNHGMGHGIGLSVHELPASYGPSAQNIKLRNNEVITVEPGIYIPEIGGVRIEDDILVTHGGVEVLTKAPTDLIIVGK
- a CDS encoding aminotransferase class I/II-fold pyridoxal phosphate-dependent enzyme translates to MRKILNDVPTLKVFDFSQYVSKIPGIIKFTIGEPDFDTPEYVKRSGIESIENNRTHYALQRGTVGLRQAIADTLANKYGLQYDPATEILVTNGVTEGVSVAITAITNPGDIILVPTPTFSIYTPDVMIAGGMPVEVDTSKTGFKLTPALLKQYLDKYGDRVKGVVFVNPSNPTGITYTQAEMNELAALIKGKPIFAICDEIYSELNYDGEYSSMAKIIPDQTILANGFSKSYAMTGWRIGYLCATAKVTDLLFKVHAFAVTDIATFVQDAAEAALKAGDEATKEMDAQYIKRRDYMYKRLTEMGFECSQPMGAFYIFAKIPPFLDQDDNKLIYQLANEAKVAVTAGSNFGKGGEGYLRFSYATSIEQIKKGMDRLAEFCEKEQNNA
- a CDS encoding YggS family pyridoxal phosphate-dependent enzyme, whose translation is MTIVDKAKDVQEKIIAACKRSGRDPQDVQLLPVSKNHPAADIAELYKAGWNSFGENYVQELDKKHDELPADINWYMIGHLQRNKVKYIADYVTMIQSVDSLKLMKTIEKEGRKHNRIIPILIEVNVGEEESKFGVKPTLQDCMELAEASLQLPHVKLRGLMTSAPYYDDPEKTRPIFRRLRELCDEMNNQNDQLKLDVLSMGMTHDYEIAVEEGSTCVRVGTAIFGPRDYSNRQY
- a CDS encoding ribosomal-processing cysteine protease Prp — encoded protein: MIRAQFNLDSNQRITSFKMTGHAESGPYGQDIVCAAVSALSISTVNGLEQVIHTKPHLKQDNDNGGFLEVTGLDLGHDSQILLKTFLNGLCDIQESYPQNIEVKMFD
- the rplU gene encoding 50S ribosomal protein L21; the protein is MYAIIVTGGKQYKVEEGASIYVEKLDAKEGDKVTFDQVIFVGGDDTKIGTPVVDGASVEGTVDKQGKEKKVVTFKYKPKKHTHTKQGHRQPYTKVTINKINA
- the rpmA gene encoding 50S ribosomal protein L27, coding for MIMNLQFFSHHKGGGSTANGRNSAGRRLGTKAADGSIVTAGSIIYRQRGTHINPGENVGRGGDDTLYAKVAGVVKFERMGRSKRKVSVYPIAE
- a CDS encoding metal-sulfur cluster assembly factor; this encodes MRDKQSIKDDIVQRLATVIDPELHIDIVNLGLVYTIDLDNDGICLIEMTLTTMGCPLTNVLADMVTKAVKEVPEVKNVDVEFVWEPAWTIDRMSRFAKLSLGVH
- the gltX gene encoding glutamate--tRNA ligase, which codes for MDQKVRVRYAPSPTGFLHIGNAQSALFNYLFARHFDGTMVLRIEDTDTKRNVEDGEASQRENLHWLGIDWDEGPNKPNPKYAPYRQSERNKEGIYHKYIQELLDKGIAYKDYSTEEELAEMRERQKANNEPPHYDGRWYGKSEEEQKAAEAKGLKPTIRFHFPKDHDYEWDDIARGHVSFNSDNLGGDFIIEKSDGMPTYNFAVVVDDHTMDITHVLRGADHISNTPKQIAIYEALGWDHPTFCHIPLIFNPKTRKKLSKRDKDTLQFISEYKKHGYLHEAIFNFIAFLGWSPVGEREIYSKEELIKVYDPKRMSKAPAYFDQKKLDWMNAQYIKSMSIDKLTDRTMELIKEGETEEAKRLQSIPEDQLTELLKKTIKVHQRDINKLLEVIQYAWSYYTVLDQSFNYDLLKDNEDFANEDVLAVLKGLKAKLENGGDDLDYSQAIKEVGKDTGIKGRGLYFPLNLAFTGSTSAPQIYEIMDIYSRDTDIELLDRMIKAFEN
- a CDS encoding TetR/AcrR family transcriptional regulator; protein product: MADNKTDPRVIKTRNSLRKALVYLMRREKLEDISVQKITETANITRGTFYLHYKDKQDFIQSAIQEIIDDFFNQVMIDSNFSKERTVKVFSLHKAFQYIENNADIFDVLLNNEKNNFFYEQLYNRLANEMTHFNEQVNKNQQLKVPLNLQISFVDSAFLGLVSRWLEDGMIYTPRYMTQSVAKTLNQFSSENISLVSFFDGELEGTLEKI